CGGTAAGAGTGGGCTGGCCGTGGTGCGTACGCTTGAAGCCATTCAAGCGTCGCTTGCCCAGCGTGGCGCGCCGGTCAATGTACGCCGAACATCGCCTACTCCGCCTCAATAAAGACATCCATTTGCTGCCCGACGTAAACCGGGAAGGACGGCGGCCTGAAGCGGTAAATGACCTGCAACACGCGCACGTCCACCCGTTCGGCGTTGTCGCCCGTAAGACTCCGCTTCGGCAGGATGTACGGGTCAATCCGTACAAACTCCAAATCTACGGTTTTCGTAGCGTCGCCTTTGAGGCTGGCCGTCGCTTTGAGGTTGGGCTTAATGCGCGGCGCGTTGATTTCGTCCACGTCCACACGCAATTGCAAGTAGTCGGTATCACCCAGCAAGACCGGTGGCGTCGTGGGCGTCATCGGCAGCGTTTCCCCAACTCGGACGTTGACCTGCAACACCTTTCCCGCCTGCGGCGCAGTCACGGTCAACCGCGACAACGTGACAGCCAACTCCGCACGCTGCGCCCGCAGCACGGCGACCTGCGCTTCTGCTTCCCGTAAACGGGCTTCGGCGCTGCGGACTTGAGCTTCAGCCTGCGTCACTTGGGCTTGCGCCTGTGCAACCTGCGCCCGCGCCTGTTCGACGCGCGCTTGGGCGGCGTCGCGCGCCGCACGGCTTGAAATCAGCACCCGCTCGGCAAGG
The window above is part of the Chloracidobacterium sp. genome. Proteins encoded here:
- a CDS encoding HlyD family secretion protein, which encodes MIKKVLSIVLPIIGLSFAIWWVIVTARQPIAAPPLSPPAESRFNRRIAGAGIVEAATRNINVAPPIPGLVTAVFVKENDVVRAGDRLYQIDDREQRARLASAEANIVRAEAAVATAKTDIANGQEAIRAAQANLKSARANVAALEAQLADAEQIVARNEKLFAAGDLAERVLISSRAARDAAQARVEQARAQVAQAQAQVTQAEAQVRSAEARLREAEAQVAVLRAQRAELAVTLSRLTVTAPQAGKVLQVNVRVGETLPMTPTTPPVLLGDTDYLQLRVDVDEINAPRIKPNLKATASLKGDATKTVDLEFVRIDPYILPKRSLTGDNAERVDVRVLQVIYRFRPPSFPVYVGQQMDVFIEAE